A DNA window from Hevea brasiliensis isolate MT/VB/25A 57/8 chromosome 2, ASM3005281v1, whole genome shotgun sequence contains the following coding sequences:
- the LOC110636815 gene encoding uncharacterized protein LOC110636815 yields MKMSNIGYEKPSKIDEKHMHLHLKKPSKISVLETDLEAIDKKNTSSSLNSSPRLQSAWTKPSRERWNCLCAPTTHAGSFRCRFHRTPGMVRGHSVGSNLSELAAKSSSSLSDLV; encoded by the coding sequence ATGAAAATGTCTAACATAGGATATGAGAAACCCTCAAAGATTGATGAGAAGCACATGCACCTTCACCTGAAGAAACCTTCAAAGATATCTGTGCTGGAAACAGACTTGGAAGCAATAGACAAGAAAAATACTTCATCATCCTTAAATAGTTCACCAAGGCTACAAAGTGCATGGACAAAACCATCAAGAGAAAGGTGGAATTGCCTTTGCGCTCCTACCACACATGCAGGCTCATTTAGGTGCAGATTCCACAGAACCCCTGGCATGGTTCGTGGACATTCTGTTGGCTCAAATCTCTCAGAGTTAGCTGCTAAATCATCAAGTTCCCTTAGTGACCTGGTTTAG
- the LOC131170552 gene encoding uncharacterized protein LOC131170552 → MFSPHLNIDEEPKASFPLTDLSLSTGVVVQRAQQCKILSNVGDKIQPKSISYTRNYQHPFESQESLIRFKKQRSLDGAALTIGTGSSSDQFKISGLDQTDERLRSAASFSAGSGVYGGEYARNEPTQVTNLFGACNASEVRGIDKARNVPYHQFVDGLIMRNENGNRMSGYGGPEVNVVNKGSPYQQSVLCGGLNTSENSKRMSSYGRAGATFIHTPASEKIRHRMIKNRESAARSRARNQALEAQQQLENTALKKENDLLKRIVRV, encoded by the exons ATGTTCTCTCCTCACCTAAATATTGATGAAGAACCAAAGGCGAGTTTTCCATTAACTGATTTATCTTTAAGCACTGGTGTAGTCGTCCAGAGAGCCCAACAATGCAAAATTCTTTCTAATGTTGGAGACAAGATTCAGCCCAAAAGCATCTCCTACACCAGAAATTATCAACACCCATTTGAATCACAAGAAAGTCTGATTCGATTTAAGAAGCAAAGAAGCCTGGATGGTGCAGCATTAACTATAGGAACTGGTTCTAGTTCAGACCAGTTTAAAATAAGTGGGCTTGATCAAACTGACGAAAGACTCAGGTCAGCTGCTAGTTTTAGTGCTGGAAGTGGAGTATATGGAGGCGAATATGCAAGGAACGAGCCAACCCAAGTTACGAATCTATTCGGTGCATGTAATGCAAGTGAAGTGAGAGGTATTGATAAGGCAAGAAACGTACCCTACCATCAATTTGTTGATGGGTTGATTATGAGGAATGAAAATGGCAACAGAATGAGTGGTTATGGTGGACCTGAAGTGAATGTTGTTAACAAAGGAAGCCCATATCAACAATCAGTATTGTGTGGGGGGCTCAACACTAGTGAAAATAGCAAAAGAATGAGTTCTTATGGCAGAGCTGGTGCAACTTTTATTCATACCCCAGCATCTGAGAAAATCCGCCACAGAATGATAAAAAATCGAGAATCAGCTGCCAGATCTAGAGCAAGAAATCAG GCTCTGGAAGCTCAACAACAATTGGAAAATACAGCACTCAAGAAAGAGAATGATCTCCTAAAAAGGATTGTAAGGGTATAA